A window of Centroberyx gerrardi isolate f3 chromosome 19, fCenGer3.hap1.cur.20231027, whole genome shotgun sequence genomic DNA:
GGCGCTCTGAAATCAAGCATAGGGTGGACTGGTCAAGGTGGTTTGACATGCTGgttaacattttgtgtgtgtgttaggttgtTCAAAACATCTGATGTTTCCAGTggtttttgcctgttttttgCACATCTGAAGAACAGGCAAAAggggaaaacacactgaaaatggACAGTTCTTACACTCAAGTCAAGCAGTTATTGGTGCTTTTGACTGTTACCTTTATTATCTTGTGGGGCAGCAGATTGGCCTAACCGTCCCCCGCTGCTgaagtatccttgagcaagataactgaactgaacctgtggcaactttctttcttctcccctGCAGCCCGCTACACTGTGCGATCCTTTGGCATCCGTAGGAATGAAAAGATTGCTGTCCACTGCACCGTCCGTGGAGCGAAGGCAGAGGAGATCCTGGAGAAGGGACTCAAGGTCAGGAAGCCATGTTGACCTGAAGTGCCGTCTGTTTAATATTCCTTCTCAGGATTTTTGCTGAGTAATCTGTGAAGCatagtcaagtttatttatgcAGCCCCTTTTTTATTATCACAAGTATTCCTCCAAAGGGCTTTAAATATCATATTATATACGTCATGATGTGTTTTGGCCATTGTAGCTCAATGGCCAGACCATAAAACTGTAAAGGTTAGGTGTTCTCTTTTCACTGGGCCCGCCCATGCTAGCAACCAGTTGACCTCTTCTGAATAAACAGGCTAgttatgtgtttgtttatttttacatatcGGTACCACAGTGGCTGTTGGGTATAAAGTACAGGCAATGAATGTACATGAAAGACTCAAGCTGATTTTGGTCTGCAGCTTAagcactttctttttttattgaacatCTGAACTTTATGTGGCCCTTGAGTATCAGATCGATTTAACAAAATTCAAAGCAAGCGTGATGTGAGTAGTTTGCAGTAATTGAGGTGGGACATGGTGATAACAGCAGCATGATGGACTGGAAATTGACTAGAATATGAAACTGTTTTGCTGCTTTGAAGTGACGCCGCTCTTCATCCTCCTGTCTCCAGGTGCGTGAGTACGAGTTGAGGAAGAACAACTTCTCTGATACTGGGAACTTCGGCTTCGGCATCCAGGAGCACATCGATCTGGGCATCAAGTACGACCCCAGCATCGGCATCTACGGACTGGACTTCTACGTGGTGAGTGGCCCAAGATATCTTTGGTCAGACTAGTTAGGTGGAGGTGTGATGGGTTGTTGAAATTGGTGTGAATTCAGTCGGGTCTTGCCAGTGCACTGGTTTCATTATATATGATGTGAAATAGATAATAATAGGGATAGATCTGAGCTGTGTGGATAATTGGTGGCGTTAGTAAAATGGACCAGATACCAGAATTCTCCTCCACTATTGTAATTTGAGCTTCATCCTGTCCCAAAGTATTCCCACTGCAATTTAAGGCTTCAGGTGGTTATGAAATACTTGGAAGTACATCCAGGTTTTATAGCTGCAGTGAAATGTGGTTTAGTATTTCTCAGGTTAAACGAAATGGGTTGTCCCAACATCCTGAAGTTGTACCAGTTAACAGTTCTGAGCCTTCGAAAGGCAGGGCTTGTATTTTTGTTCCCAGGATGTTgggagtttttttgttttgtttttttaagcctGGTTAATCAAAACTTGTCACAGGCACAAATCACATGTTTCACTGAAGGCTTTGTAATTTACAaggttttattgtgttttgagTGTTGCACGATCAAGGATTGCAGAGAAACTGCAGCTGATTAATAGGTGTTGTAGAAGATGACAAAAAATTAAATTGTACAGCTTGAGTGAGATTGGACCCATTTTGGCCCAGTTTACAGTACATTTGCTAAGCTAATGATAAGCTTAAAATTACAACAGATCTAAAAAATGCTCATGGTTTTGGAGTATCTTCGTATAATGGAGAAGCATTTGGTCAAAGAATGAGGTgaaagtttttgttttctgacccgctctctccctctgtctggtCAGGTCCTGGGCAGACCCGGTTTCAGCATCGCTGACAAGAAGCGGAAAAGAGGCCGCATCGGTTACAAGCACCGCATCCGCAAGGAGGAGTCTATGCGCTGGTTCCAGCAGAAAGTGAGTATTATGTTGAAGTGTCCGACTCTGAATGGGGTCAAAACCTCAGGGCTAGATGCTTGTAGGCTGTCGCTGATGTGAGATCATGAAAAGTGTTATATTGGCAGATTTAGCGACTCCTTTGTAGAAATTGGAAACTAAATAATTGGCTCTGATAAAACTGGAGTATTAAAATTAGTCGATTCCATCTCACTGCTTGTTCTAAGCGAAACAAATTATGGTCTAGTATCTGATTTGAAACATTAGATCATGACAGTGTAACATAAAACCCTCAAATAGGTTCACAAACAGAACTAATCAACTTATCAATTTGTAGTTTGGTATTAGAGTTTCATTAGTGGCCAATACTGCAGCATTCCACGGCTCCATCCAGAGCTGAAATGTTCCTTACAGAATCAGATTTTGAAAGCAGGACAAAGTCgtgttgcattttaa
This region includes:
- the rpl11 gene encoding large ribosomal subunit protein uL5 gives rise to the protein MADQGEKKENPMKELRIRKLCLNICVGESGDRLTRAAKVLEQLTGQTPVFSKARYTVRSFGIRRNEKIAVHCTVRGAKAEEILEKGLKVREYELRKNNFSDTGNFGFGIQEHIDLGIKYDPSIGIYGLDFYVVLGRPGFSIADKKRKRGRIGYKHRIRKEESMRWFQQKYDGIILPGK